The segment CTTTGCGCTTGCGGGAGCGGATTTCGATCCGGAGGATTTCGATATGCTCTCCAAGGCGATGGGAGAGCTTGGGGTCGCGAAGAGGATAAGCATTCGGAATGACTCGGTTGCCGGGTTGAGAGGCGGGATTACGAAGCCGTATGGAGTCTGCATTGCGATGGGCAGCGGTTTCAACGGCGTGGGGATCGGCAAGGATGGCCGGGAGGTCCGGTTCTTCGGCGAGGGCTATATCTTCGGAGACATCGGGGGCGGAGGGTCAATCGCCCGTGACGCGCTCTTTCACGCCATGCGCGCGTATGACGGCAGAGGCAAGCTGACGGCTCTTATGCAGATCGTCCTGGGTCACTGGGAGGC is part of the bacterium genome and harbors:
- a CDS encoding BadF/BadG/BcrA/BcrD ATPase family protein; translated protein: MAQMRYVIGVDGGASKTFCLAASIDGTITGFGKAGVGSFEMAGIDRAKESILSAVEESLNGISKDRVEFGCFALAGADFDPEDFDMLSKAMGELGVAKRISIRNDSVAGLRGGITKPYGVCIAMGSGFNGVGIGKDGREVRFFGEGYIFGDIGGGGSIARDALFHAMRAYDGRGKLTALMQIVLGHWEA